Genomic window (Thermanaeromonas sp. C210):
TTTACCTGGTCTTCTTTTTTGCCATCTTTTACTTCTTGATCATCCGTCCCCAGCAGAAGCAGCAGAAAAAGCGCCAGGAAATGCTCAGCAAGTTAAAGGTGGACGACCGGGTAGTCACCGTGGGCGGCCTCCACGGGCGTATTACCAAGATAAAGGATGATACGGTAATGCTGCGCATTGCCGACAAGGTAGAAGTGGAAGTAAATAAGAGCGCCATCTCTTATGTGCCCGGCCAGGAGGCGAAGTAATCCTTGGCTCCGGTAACCCTGGAAGAGGTTAAGAAGGATCCGGAAGTAGAAATTTTGGTCCAGCAAGGCAACCGGCATCTGGAGGTTTTGGGTTACACCGAGCATGGCCACCGCCATTTGAGCCTGGTGGCCAGTATTAGTTATAACGTCCTTCACCGGCTGGGCTATCCGGAACGCATGGCCGAGTTAGCCTCTATTGCGGGCTACCTCCATGATATAGGCAACGTCATCAGCCGCGAAAATCACGGCCAGGCAGGGGCTTTGCTGGCTTACCATATTTTGTCCCGGCTAGGTATGGTACCGGAGGAGACGGCCCTCATTATGGGGGCTATAGGCAACCACGAGGAGGCCTACGGCCAGGCGGTCAATGCGGTGGCAGCCGCTTTGATCCTGGCCGACAAATCTGATGTGCACCGTTCCAGGGTGCGGAATACAGAGCTGGCCACCTTCGACCTCCACGATCGGGTCAACTATGCGGTAGAACACTCCTTCCTGCGGGTGGAAGAAAAGGAAAAAACCATCACCCTGGAACTCAAGATCGATTTAAATATCAGCAACCCGGCGGAGTACTTCGAGATTTTCCTGACCCGGATGATGATGTGCCGCCGGGCCGCTGCCTTTTTAGGCTGCCAGTTTGGCCTGGTAATTAATAACGCCCGCCTCCTTTGAATTGACATCAACGTGGGGGAGAGCTATAATGACGTGGTTAGTTCGGCCGTGCAGCAGAGGGGGAAGGGAGTTTGACGGGAGGAAGTAAGAAAACCTTTAGGGCCGTCGCCGTTTTTCTGGCCATCCTGGCCCTGGGGGTAGGTGTTCTACCCCCTTTAATCCGGTCCATGAAACTGGGCCTGGACTTAAGGGGCGGGGTGCACATCGTAGTGGAAGCCAAGGACACCGCTGACCACCAAGTGACGGATGAGGATATGGAGGCCCTCCGCCGGGTCATGAGCAGCCGGGTGGACGAACTGGGCCTCGCCGAGCCGCTGATCCAGCGGGAAGGCAGCCGTCGCCTCATCATCGAACTGGCAGGGATCAATGATCCCGAGGAAGCCGTAAAGGTAATTGGGAAAACGGCCCTGCTGGAATTTAAGACCGCCGACGGCCAGGTGGTGGTAAGCGGCAAGGATTTGAGGGATGCCAAGGCCATTATTGATCAGCAGACTAATGAGCCCATGGTAACCCTAAAGTTCAATGACGAGGGGACCAAGAAGTTCGCCGAAGTTACGGCGGAACTGGTAAAGCAGTACAGCCTGAATGATCCGCGGAGGCATATCGGGATTTACTTGGATAATGAACTCTTGACCAATCCCGTAGTGCGAGAGGCTATTCCCAACGGCGAAGCGGTGATTAGCGGCGGCTTTGCCGATTTCAAAGAAGCGGCCGACCTGGCGGCCCTTTTGCGGGGCGGCGCCCTGCCGGTGCCCGTCGAGATAGAGGAACGCCGGGCCGTGGGACCGACCCTGGGACAGGACTCCCTGCTTAAGAGCAGGAACGCCATCGTCGTCGGGCTAATCGCCATTGCCCTTTTCATGCTTATTGTATACCGTCTACCCGGCCTGGTGGCCGATTTTTCCTTGATCGTATATGCCGTAATCGTCCTCGCGGCTTTATGGGCCCTGAAGGCCACCTTGACGCTGCCGGGCATCGCCGGTTTGCTCCTGTCCGTGAGCATGGCGGTGGATGCCAACATCATTATTTATGAGCGCCTGAAGGAAGAGTTGCGGAATGGCAAGACCTTGCGCGCTGCGGTAGAGGCGGGCTTTACCAGGGCTTTTGCTACCATCTTTGACTCTAACACTACCACTGTGCTGGCTGCCGTTGTCCTTTACTTTCTGGGAAGCGGGACCATCCGGGGTTTTGCCGTCACCCTAGTGTTAGGCATCGCAGCTAGCATGTTTACGGCCATTACGCTGACCAGATTCTTGTTGCGCCTCCTTGTCAATATACCGGCCTTCCAGGATGTGCGGTTGTACGGGGTAAGGCGGGAACCTTCGGTCGAGGCAGAGGGGTGAAGGCTGTTGGACTTCGTAGGTAAACGTAAGCTCTGGTATTTCCTTTCCATATTGGTGATTATTCCGGGGATTATTGCCATGGCCACCCACCGGCCGCCGTTAAACCTGGGCATCGACTTTACCGGCGGGAACCTACTGCAGGTTAAATTTGAGCAGCCGGTGGAAACGTCTCAGGTCCGGGAGGCTTTGAAGGAGTTTAACCTAGAGCAGGCCTCCATTCAGACGGCCGGACCCAACGAGTTCCTGCTCCGGACTCCGGTGCTGACGGAAGAAGAAAGCACCAGGATGCTGGATAGCCTGAAGGAAAAGTTCGGCAACCTCGATATTAAGCGGAATGAGAGGGTAGGAGCAGTAATCGGCGCCGAACTGACGCGAAAGGGGCTATATGCCCTGGCCCTGGCGACCGTGCTAATGGTTATTTATATCGGATTCCGTTTTGAATTTCTCTTCGGCATCGCCGCAGTGGTGGCCCTGCTCCACGATGTGCTGGTCACCGTTGGCCTTTTTGCCCTCTTCCGATGGGAGGTTAACAGTGCCTTCGTGGCGGCCATCCTGACCATCATCGGGTATTCCATTAACGATACCATTGTAATTTTTGACCGGATCCGGGAGAACCTCCGGCTGCGCAAGAAGGAGAGTTTGGAAGAGCTGGTCAACAAGAGCATTGCCCAGAGCCTCACCCGGTGTATTAACACGGTGACTACCGTTGTGATGGCTCTGCTGGCCCTGCTGATATTAGGAGGAGATACTACCAAATTCTTTGCTTTGACCCTTCTTATTGGTACCGTCAGCGGTACCTACTCATCCATCTTTACCGCCAGCCCCCTGTGGATCGATTTGCGTAACCTAACTCAGGGACGGAGGCGGACCGCCCGGGCCAAGGTTCGCCGGGCGACGTCCCCTTAAGGAGGGGCCGAGGGTGGTTTTCCTCTGGGGGGTATTCCTCGTCGTGGTTTTGGCCGCAGGCCTGTTCTATCCATGGACAGGCCTGTTCGCCCTTCTGGCGGCCGTTTTAACTTATGCCCTGCACGCACCCCCCGGTGGACTTATGCTTATACTGTTACTGGTAGGTGCGGTTCTGGCCGTTGGGTTGGTAGCGGTACCTGGGCTGCTCGGTCCCAGGCGGCTCCCGGACCCCAGCCGGGTGATGGCCGCCGGCCTGGCTGCCCTGCTGGTGGGAGGAGCCTTGGCGGGACCTCGCTGGGGAGTGGCCTTGGCCGGTCTGGCGGGGGCCAGGGAGTTGTTGCTCCTCAAGGAACAGGGCAAGTTTGGCAGATACTGGAGCCTTTTGGCTGCGTGGTTGGCCCCCCGGGTAGGGGTGCTGATCCTGTGGACTCTCCATTTAATCCAGGTGGTCGGTTCTCTGTAGTGGTAAATCTTGCGGCCCGACGGTTTTCAGTGTTACAATGGGAACAAGGCCTGGAAAGGACAATGGTTGCGTTGGCAAGGGTAGGCCCGCTTTTCCAAGGGTGATTAACCTGGCAGGTGCGGGCCGGAGGCGGAAGCCCGCACGCGATAGGGGGAAGTAGCGGAGCGGTAGGACTTCATCGGGACGAAGGATGAAGTCCAATTTTTTAAAGTCAAGGGGACGATTTCCGTGGACGAGCGGGCGAGGGCGGCCAGGATATCGGTGGTGTCCAACGCCTTTCTGGTGCTCCTGAAATTGGCCACCGGACTGGCCACCAACTCCTTGAGCGTCATTTCCGAGGCCATCCACTCGGGAATGGACTTATTGGCGGCGGTAATTGCCTATTTTTCGGTAAGGGAGGCCAGCAAGCCGGCCGATTTCGAGCACCGCTACGGCCATGGTAAAATCGAAAATGTGGCCGGCACTATTGAAGCCCTCCTCATCTTTGGGGCCGCCATGGCCATCATAGCGGAAGCTGTAAAAAAGCTGCGGCTGGGGGCGGAAGTGATTCAGCCGGGAATCGGTATGGCCGTCATGGGCTTATCGGCCCTCATTAATCTATGTGTTTCCCGCTATCTCTTTAAGGTTGCGGAAGAGACCCAGTCGGTGGCCCTGGCAGCCGATGCCTGGCACCTGCGCACGGACGTATATACTTCGGCAGGCGTTATGGTGGGGCTGGTGGCCATCGAGATCACGGGCCTTAACTGGCTGGATCCCCTGGCTGCCCTGGTGGTGGCCGCCCTCATTCTGGCGGCGGCTTACCGGTTGACGCGGGAAGCCTTTACTCCCTTAATGGACGTTTGCCTGCCGGAGGAGGAAGAGCGCTTGATCAAAGACATTATAAGCTCCTATGCCGACCAGTATGTGGAATTTCACAAGTTGCGCACCCGCAAGTCCGGCCGGGAGCGCCAAATCGATTTACACTTGGTAGTTCCCGGACGCCAATCAGTGGCCCAGGCCCACCGGTTAAGTGACAGGATTACGGCGGCCATCAAGGCCGCCTTACCCTATACCGAAGTTCTCATCCACATTGAACCCTGCGAGGAAGATGAGGGCTGCCGGGGATGCAACACCTGCCCCAGGGAGGAGGGCTGAATGTCGAGGTCCCTGTGGAAAGTCCACCCGCCGGATTTTATCCTCCAGGGAACCCTGGCCCGGGCCCTGAACATATCGCCGGTCACCGCCCAGGTCCTGATAAACCGGGGGGTTAAGACGGTAGAGGAAGCCCGGACCTTTTTGACCGGAGGAGTAGAAGATTTGAGTTCACCTTATGCCCTACCGGGGATGGAGCAGGCCCTAGAGCGCCTGAGCCGGGCCGTGCGGGCCGGGGAAAAAGTTTTGGTGTACGGAGACTACGATGTGGACGGGCTTACGGCGGCTGCTATTTTGGGGGAAACCCTCGAAAAGTTAGGGGTGGTAGTGGAGTTTTACATTCCCCACCGCCTGGAGGAAGGTTACGGGCTGAAGATAGAAGGGCTCTCCTGGGGCCTCCGGCAGGGGTGTACTCTGGCTGTCAGTGTCGACTGCGGCATCACCGCCGTGGGGGAGGCCGCCTGGGCCGCAGAACACGGCCTGGACCTGATAATCACCGATCACCACCGGCCTTCCGGCGAGCTTCCCGCCGCCCTGGCAGTGGTGAACCCCTGGCTGGCTCCCGGACGGAGCACCGCCCTGGCCGGGGCCGGGGTGGCCTTTAAGGTGGCCCAAGGGTTGGCGCAGCTTTTTGACCTGTGCCCCGAGGGGATACCTGCCGGCTGGGCCCTGGACCTGGCGGCCCTGGGGACCGTTGCCGATGCCGTGCCCCTCCTGGGGGAGAACCGGATTCTGGTACGTGCCGGGTTGGAGGTGCTTAAGGAGGCCAGGAGGCCAGGGATAAAGGCCCTCCTGGAAGCAGCCGGCCTCAAACCTGAGGAGTTAAGCGCTGAAAGAATAGCCTTCGGCCTGGCGCCGCGCCTCAATGCAGCCGGGCGGCTGGGTTCGGCCCGGCCCGCCCTGGATTTGCTCCTCACCCCCTCGGCGCAACAAGCCTGGGAGCTGGCCCAGACCCTGAACCGGGAAAACCAGACCCGTCAGCTCCTAGAAGAACAAGTGCTGGCCGAGGCGCTGGCTCAGGCCCAAGCAGCTCTGGAGCGGGGAGAACCCGGGGTGGTCCTGGCCTCCCCCGGGTGGCACCCGGGAGTGCTGGGAATTGTAGCGGGCAGGCTGGCGGAGCGCCTGGGCCGGCCGGCTATTCTCATCGGCTTGGGGCCGGAGGGCAGGGGCCGGGGTTCCGGACGCAGTGCCATGGGCATCGATCTTTTTAGCGTTGTACAGATTTGTCGCGAGTACCTTTCCGCCTTCGGAGGCCACGGACAGGCCGTGGGCCTGGAAATAGCCGAGGACCAGGTCGCCCCCTTTCGCGAAGCCTTTCTTGCCGCCCTGGAGGCGGCCTGCACCGGGGAGGTGCCCCAACCCTTGCTACACTTGGAGGCGGAGGTACTGTTCAGCCAGATAGACAAGGGTCTAGTGGAAGAATTAGAGGGTCTGGCCCCCTTTGGCGAGGAGAACCCGCGTCCCCTCTTCCTGTACCGGGGAGCGGAAATTGCCGCCTTACGGGCGGTGGGGGCCCAGGGAGTACATATTAAATTCAGGCTCCTGGCCGAGGGGCAAGAGCTGCCTGCCATCGGCTTTAACATGGCCCTGCCTCAGGGCGTGGGAGAAGGGAGCAAAATAGATGTGGCCTTTCGGCCGGTTGTAGACCGGTATAACGGCCGCGAAGAAGTGGAATTGGTGGTGGCAGACCTGCGGCCCGCGGAGTCCTCTCCCATCGTCGTGGTGGGGGAGGAAAAGCCCCGCGACAACGAGGGGCCAGGGATAGTCACTTACCCGGAAGCAAGAGAAGGGAGCCGGGAAGGGGAAAGCAGGGAGTCGCCTACCTGGGCAGCAGCCCTTCTGGGAGAGCTGGGCGAGCATTTGAGGCAGGGTAGGATAGCAGGGAGTTTGGTATTCGCCTCGGGCCGGGGAGTCCTGGCCTGCTACTACGGATTAAGGCGCCTGCTGGCCCTTCCGGAACGGGAGCTGCGGCCGTGGGGGCCGTGGTTACCGGAGGAAGAACTGAGGCCTGGAAACCACTGCCCGGGGATTATCCTGCAACCTATAGAGTTGTTTAAGATAGCAGGGATGGAACATGAGGGGTGGCAGCTATGGTCCCCGGAAATAGGCGAGGGCGTGCCGAGGGCGCAACCCTGGAGCCCCGCCGGTCGGCCTGGGGCCATCAGTATTGAGGACCCGATAAGCTGTGCCTTGGAGAGGGCATCTAGGGGAGAGCGGACGCTCCTTTACGCCGCTGATTACCCGCAGGCCCGAAGGCTGGCCCGCTTCTTCCGGCAGCAGGGGCTAAAGGTGGTGCTGGACGAAGGCTTAACCGTCCATCAGGAAGCCTTGGTCCGCCGGGCCTCCCTCGCCGGAGAGGTGTGTCTCCTGGTGGGGGTGGGTTCCAGGCCGGCGTGGTTTTACCCGGCGCAGACGGTAGTCTTCGCTTACCTTCCCCGGGGACGGGAGGAAATGGAGCTAAGCCTGCCGCCGCAACCGGCGCGGCCGCAAGTCTACCTGGGGGGCCGGTTTCTGAACCAGGAACCTCCGGAAATGTCGGGCTTACGGCCCTTTCTCGGGCGCCTTTACCGGCGCCTGGCAGCGTTGACCTCCGGGAGGGAAGGGGTTTACCTGGATAGGAAGATGCTGGGCGGATACTTGGTCCGGTGCGGTGTGAATGTCCTGGAAGAATTGGGATTAGTACAGTTAACAGAAGATTCCAGGGGAACGAGGGTACGGCTGACCGCCGGGACCAAGGGGAAGCGGGACCTACATAACTCGTGGCGCTACCGTCAACTCTGCCGGGATTATAAACTGGCAATGGATTTATGGCGGGAGCTCCGGGGTTTAAGGAGGTGAAGGTTGTGGACCTCCAGGGGTTGGAGAGGCAGATCCTCCTTTATTATCCCGACGCCGACTTGCAGCTTATCCGCAGGGCTTACGACTATGCCCGGAAGGCCCATGGTGATCAGAAGAGGTATTCCGGCGAGCCCTATATCATTCATCCCCTGGCCGTGGCGGAAATCCTGGCCGAACTGCAATTGGACATTGTCACCATTGCCGCCGGGTTGCTTCACGATGTGGTGGAGGATACTGCGGTCGGCCTGGACGAAGTGCGGGAGAATTTCGGGGAAGAAGTGGCCTACCTTGTTGACGGGGTTACTAAGCTGAGCCGCCTGGAGTACAAGACCAAGGAGGAGCAGCAGGCGGAAACTCTGCGCAAGATGTTCCTGGCCATGGCCAAGGATATACGGGTCATATTGATTAAACTGGCCGACCGCCTGCATAATATGCGGACCCTGAGGCACTGCCCCCCGGAAAAGCAGCGGGAAATAGCCCGGGAAACCCTGGAAATTTACGCTCCCCTGGCCCACCGCTTGGGCATTTTTCGCTTAAAATGGGAGCTGGAAGACCACGCTTTACGCTACCTGGAGCCCGATGTTTATTACGACCTGGTAAAGAGCATTTCCAAGAAACGCCAGGAGAGGGAGGAGTATATCTACAAAGTAGCTTCCATTTTAAGGGAAAAATTGCAGGAAAGCGGGATTGAAGCGGATATTCAGGGGAGGCCCAAGCATTTTTACAGTATTTACAACAAGATGAAAAAAGACCAGAAGGAGCTAAGCGAAATCTATGATCTTATTGCCCTCCGGGTCATCGTGGATACGGTTAAAGATTGTTACGCAGTATTAGGAATCATCCATGCCCTATGGAAACCCATCCCGGGCCGCTTCAAGGATTATATTGCCATGCCCAAACCCAATATGTACCAATCCCTCCACACCACCGTTCTGGGACCCGAAGGGGAACCCTTTGAAGTTCAAATCCGCACCTGGGAAATGCACCGGACGGCCGAATACGGGATTGCGGCCCACTGGCGGTACAAAGAGGGTTATACCGTATCGGATCACGAATTCGAGCAGAAGCTCACCTGGCTGCGCCAGATACTTGACTGGCAGCGTGAGCTACGGGATCCGAGGGAATTTATGGAGTCCCTCAAGATCGACCTCTTTTCGGACCGGGTGTACGTGTTTACCCCTAAAGGAGATGTGGTGGAGTTGCCGGCGGGGTCGGTGCCCATTGATTTTGCCTACCGGGTGCATACGGATGTGGGGCACCAGTGTGTAGGGGCGCGGGTGAACGGCAAACTCGTTCCCTTAGACTACCAGTTAAAAACGGGAGACATCGTGGAGATTTTGGTGCAAAAGGGGAGCGGCCCCAGCCGGGATTGGTTGAAGGTAGTCAAGACTTCCCAGGCCAAGAACCGCATCCGCCAGTGGTTCCGCAAAGAGGAGCGGGAGAAGAATTTGGCCCGGGGCAGGGAGCTGCTGGAAAAGGAATGCCGCAAGCAGGGGCTGAACTCGGAAGAAGTTTTGAAGCCCCCCCTCCTGCAGGAGGCGGCCCGCAAGTTCAACCTGGCCACGGCCGACGACCTGGTGGCGGCCGTAGGAGACGGGGGGATTACCCCCGCCCAGGTGCTGGGGAGCCTGAGGGAGGAAATAAAGGAGGACAAAGGAGAAGAAATTGCCCGGGTGGAGGCCCTGCCCGCTGGCAAACCCTGGAACGGGTACAGCCGGCCTTCCCACGGAGTCCGGGTCAAGGGCCTGGACGACATAGTGGTGCGGCTGGCCCACTGTTGCCATCCGTTGCCGGGGGATGCTATCATAGGGTATATCACCCGGGGGCGCGGGATCTCGGTTCACCGCAGCGACTGTCCTAACGTTCTCCACCACCTTAACAATGAGGGCGAGCGCATTATTGAAGTGGCCTGGGATGGCGAGGCGGAGGCCACCTATGAGGTGCAGATCGAGGCGGTAGCCCTGGATCGTCCCCGCCTGGCCATGGATATAATGTCCGCTGTGGCCGACACCAAGACCATTATCAATTCCATCCATGCCCGGGCCACCCGTAACCATATGGCTACCGTGGACTTGAAAATCGAGATCAGGAGCCTGGAGCATTTGCAATATATTATGGACAAGATCAGGCGCATCAAGGATGTTATGGAAGTGAAACGGGTGACTCCTTGAAGTGGTGCGGCTGGGGCTTATGGCCGGACCGCCGGGCTGTTTTATCCCGGCCGGAAATGTGGAAACAGAAGGTCAGGTAGGGAACGGTGGGCCCGGCGGAGAGGGCGCGTGCAGGGCCGATAGGCAAGGCGCGGAGGGGCTGAAGACTGTCCAGGTCTTTAGCGGGAAGGGGGTGAAGGCTCTTGCGGGCAGTTGTACAGCGGGTATTGCGGGCGCGGGTAACCGTAGAAGGAGAAGAGATAGGGGCCATAGGACCCGGCCTGTTAGTCTTTCTAGGGGTCAGGTCCGGGGATACCGTCCAGGATGCCCGTTACCTGGCCGAGAAGATAGCCGGTCTGCGCATCTTTGCCGATGGGGAGGAAAAACTCAACCTCGCGGTAAAAGACGTCGGGGGCGGGGTTCTGGTGGTTTCCCAGTTTACCCTTTATGGCGACTGCCGCAAGGGACGGCGGCCCAGCTTTACTGAGGCTGCCCCTCCTGAAGTGGCGGAAGAACTGTACCGGGCATTTATTACCGCCGTGGAAGAACAGGGCCTTAAGGTTGCCAGCGGCCGCTTCCA
Coding sequences:
- the secD gene encoding protein translocase subunit SecD; this encodes MTGGSKKTFRAVAVFLAILALGVGVLPPLIRSMKLGLDLRGGVHIVVEAKDTADHQVTDEDMEALRRVMSSRVDELGLAEPLIQREGSRRLIIELAGINDPEEAVKVIGKTALLEFKTADGQVVVSGKDLRDAKAIIDQQTNEPMVTLKFNDEGTKKFAEVTAELVKQYSLNDPRRHIGIYLDNELLTNPVVREAIPNGEAVISGGFADFKEAADLAALLRGGALPVPVEIEERRAVGPTLGQDSLLKSRNAIVVGLIAIALFMLIVYRLPGLVADFSLIVYAVIVLAALWALKATLTLPGIAGLLLSVSMAVDANIIIYERLKEELRNGKTLRAAVEAGFTRAFATIFDSNTTTVLAAVVLYFLGSGTIRGFAVTLVLGIAASMFTAITLTRFLLRLLVNIPAFQDVRLYGVRREPSVEAEG
- a CDS encoding RelA/SpoT family protein is translated as MAGAPGFKEVKVVDLQGLERQILLYYPDADLQLIRRAYDYARKAHGDQKRYSGEPYIIHPLAVAEILAELQLDIVTIAAGLLHDVVEDTAVGLDEVRENFGEEVAYLVDGVTKLSRLEYKTKEEQQAETLRKMFLAMAKDIRVILIKLADRLHNMRTLRHCPPEKQREIARETLEIYAPLAHRLGIFRLKWELEDHALRYLEPDVYYDLVKSISKKRQEREEYIYKVASILREKLQESGIEADIQGRPKHFYSIYNKMKKDQKELSEIYDLIALRVIVDTVKDCYAVLGIIHALWKPIPGRFKDYIAMPKPNMYQSLHTTVLGPEGEPFEVQIRTWEMHRTAEYGIAAHWRYKEGYTVSDHEFEQKLTWLRQILDWQRELRDPREFMESLKIDLFSDRVYVFTPKGDVVELPAGSVPIDFAYRVHTDVGHQCVGARVNGKLVPLDYQLKTGDIVEILVQKGSGPSRDWLKVVKTSQAKNRIRQWFRKEEREKNLARGRELLEKECRKQGLNSEEVLKPPLLQEAARKFNLATADDLVAAVGDGGITPAQVLGSLREEIKEDKGEEIARVEALPAGKPWNGYSRPSHGVRVKGLDDIVVRLAHCCHPLPGDAIIGYITRGRGISVHRSDCPNVLHHLNNEGERIIEVAWDGEAEATYEVQIEAVALDRPRLAMDIMSAVADTKTIINSIHARATRNHMATVDLKIEIRSLEHLQYIMDKIRRIKDVMEVKRVTP
- a CDS encoding HD domain-containing protein, which codes for MAPVTLEEVKKDPEVEILVQQGNRHLEVLGYTEHGHRHLSLVASISYNVLHRLGYPERMAELASIAGYLHDIGNVISRENHGQAGALLAYHILSRLGMVPEETALIMGAIGNHEEAYGQAVNAVAAALILADKSDVHRSRVRNTELATFDLHDRVNYAVEHSFLRVEEKEKTITLELKIDLNISNPAEYFEIFLTRMMMCRRAAAFLGCQFGLVINNARLL
- the secF gene encoding protein translocase subunit SecF, with translation MDFVGKRKLWYFLSILVIIPGIIAMATHRPPLNLGIDFTGGNLLQVKFEQPVETSQVREALKEFNLEQASIQTAGPNEFLLRTPVLTEEESTRMLDSLKEKFGNLDIKRNERVGAVIGAELTRKGLYALALATVLMVIYIGFRFEFLFGIAAVVALLHDVLVTVGLFALFRWEVNSAFVAAILTIIGYSINDTIVIFDRIRENLRLRKKESLEELVNKSIAQSLTRCINTVTTVVMALLALLILGGDTTKFFALTLLIGTVSGTYSSIFTASPLWIDLRNLTQGRRRTARAKVRRATSP
- the recJ gene encoding single-stranded-DNA-specific exonuclease RecJ; translated protein: MSRSLWKVHPPDFILQGTLARALNISPVTAQVLINRGVKTVEEARTFLTGGVEDLSSPYALPGMEQALERLSRAVRAGEKVLVYGDYDVDGLTAAAILGETLEKLGVVVEFYIPHRLEEGYGLKIEGLSWGLRQGCTLAVSVDCGITAVGEAAWAAEHGLDLIITDHHRPSGELPAALAVVNPWLAPGRSTALAGAGVAFKVAQGLAQLFDLCPEGIPAGWALDLAALGTVADAVPLLGENRILVRAGLEVLKEARRPGIKALLEAAGLKPEELSAERIAFGLAPRLNAAGRLGSARPALDLLLTPSAQQAWELAQTLNRENQTRQLLEEQVLAEALAQAQAALERGEPGVVLASPGWHPGVLGIVAGRLAERLGRPAILIGLGPEGRGRGSGRSAMGIDLFSVVQICREYLSAFGGHGQAVGLEIAEDQVAPFREAFLAALEAACTGEVPQPLLHLEAEVLFSQIDKGLVEELEGLAPFGEENPRPLFLYRGAEIAALRAVGAQGVHIKFRLLAEGQELPAIGFNMALPQGVGEGSKIDVAFRPVVDRYNGREEVELVVADLRPAESSPIVVVGEEKPRDNEGPGIVTYPEAREGSREGESRESPTWAAALLGELGEHLRQGRIAGSLVFASGRGVLACYYGLRRLLALPERELRPWGPWLPEEELRPGNHCPGIILQPIELFKIAGMEHEGWQLWSPEIGEGVPRAQPWSPAGRPGAISIEDPISCALERASRGERTLLYAADYPQARRLARFFRQQGLKVVLDEGLTVHQEALVRRASLAGEVCLLVGVGSRPAWFYPAQTVVFAYLPRGREEMELSLPPQPARPQVYLGGRFLNQEPPEMSGLRPFLGRLYRRLAALTSGREGVYLDRKMLGGYLVRCGVNVLEELGLVQLTEDSRGTRVRLTAGTKGKRDLHNSWRYRQLCRDYKLAMDLWRELRGLRR
- the dtd gene encoding D-aminoacyl-tRNA deacylase, encoding MRAVVQRVLRARVTVEGEEIGAIGPGLLVFLGVRSGDTVQDARYLAEKIAGLRIFADGEEKLNLAVKDVGGGVLVVSQFTLYGDCRKGRRPSFTEAAPPEVAEELYRAFITAVEEQGLKVASGRFQAHMQVELVNDGPVTLLLDSSKLF
- a CDS encoding cation diffusion facilitator family transporter — protein: MDERARAARISVVSNAFLVLLKLATGLATNSLSVISEAIHSGMDLLAAVIAYFSVREASKPADFEHRYGHGKIENVAGTIEALLIFGAAMAIIAEAVKKLRLGAEVIQPGIGMAVMGLSALINLCVSRYLFKVAEETQSVALAADAWHLRTDVYTSAGVMVGLVAIEITGLNWLDPLAALVVAALILAAAYRLTREAFTPLMDVCLPEEEERLIKDIISSYADQYVEFHKLRTRKSGRERQIDLHLVVPGRQSVAQAHRLSDRITAAIKAALPYTEVLIHIEPCEEDEGCRGCNTCPREEG
- the yajC gene encoding preprotein translocase subunit YajC — its product is MEQAQGWGLTIFYLVFFFAIFYFLIIRPQQKQQKKRQEMLSKLKVDDRVVTVGGLHGRITKIKDDTVMLRIADKVEVEVNKSAISYVPGQEAK